In Nostoc edaphicum CCNP1411, a genomic segment contains:
- a CDS encoding formylglycine-generating enzyme family protein — protein sequence MNYRHSIKNSKIENVSDGKKHYFLTLIFILGIAIALLFINTTALAATLNPCPEGMAMISGGTFKMGSDNSSFVEERSPGDVTVTNFCIDKYEVTNAQFSEFVKFTGYVTVAERPLSQEQFPDLPDEQRLPGSLVFEMAKPGVKQVSFLSWWHWTTGANWQHPFGPDSAIASKSNYPVVHIAYEDALAYAKWSRKSLPTEAQWEYAARGGLDGATYAWGDEYSEHRANTWQGIFPFFNTKADGYLGIAPVGSFAPNGYGLYDMTGNVWEWTTDLFQVGGDRKSDQINPIVLNQSFDPNKPDEPKLHVIKGGAYLCAPNYCSRFRPAARESESPDTGTTHIGFRLVKNLPSSTLPIRNSQWASPRYANAIRN from the coding sequence ATGAACTACAGGCATTCAATTAAAAATAGCAAAATTGAGAATGTTAGTGATGGGAAAAAACATTACTTTCTCACACTAATATTCATTTTGGGAATAGCGATCGCACTCTTATTCATCAATACAACCGCATTGGCAGCTACACTTAATCCCTGTCCCGAAGGTATGGCGATGATTTCAGGAGGAACGTTCAAAATGGGGTCTGATAATTCCAGTTTTGTGGAAGAGCGATCGCCTGGAGATGTAACGGTGACTAACTTCTGTATTGATAAATATGAGGTAACAAATGCACAATTTAGTGAATTTGTCAAATTTACAGGATATGTGACAGTTGCAGAGCGTCCCTTATCTCAAGAACAGTTTCCCGATTTACCCGATGAGCAGCGATTACCGGGTTCCTTAGTATTTGAGATGGCAAAACCAGGCGTTAAGCAAGTTTCCTTTCTGAGTTGGTGGCATTGGACTACTGGCGCGAATTGGCAACATCCCTTTGGGCCAGACAGTGCGATCGCTAGCAAATCTAACTACCCAGTTGTTCACATAGCTTACGAAGATGCCCTAGCCTACGCTAAATGGTCGAGAAAATCCCTACCTACCGAAGCCCAATGGGAATATGCCGCCCGTGGTGGCTTGGATGGTGCAACCTATGCTTGGGGCGATGAATATTCTGAACATAGAGCCAACACTTGGCAAGGAATTTTTCCCTTTTTCAACACCAAAGCCGATGGTTACTTGGGCATTGCTCCTGTCGGTTCTTTTGCACCCAATGGTTATGGACTCTATGACATGACCGGCAATGTGTGGGAATGGACTACTGATTTATTTCAAGTTGGAGGCGATCGCAAATCCGATCAAATTAATCCTATTGTCTTAAATCAAAGCTTTGATCCCAATAAGCCCGATGAACCAAAGTTACACGTAATCAAGGGGGGAGCGTATCTCTGCGCTCCCAATTACTGTAGCCGCTTCCGTCCGGCAGCGCGGGAGTCAGAATCACCCGATACGGGAACTACTCATATCGGGTTTCGGCTAGTTAAAAATTTGCCTTCCAGCACACTACCAATTCGCAATTCGCAATGGGCTTCGCCCCGCTACGCTAACGCAATTCGCAATTGA